AAATTTGTATTCAGAGAAGAATTCTTAAAACAAATACGCTCTCCGGTCTTTTGGTATTTATCAAAAGAAGAACTTCTACATTCTAATGAGAACATTAAAAAATCACTTGATGTTTTCCATCAATTAGGTGAAACTCCCTCTTTTAAGACAAAAAAACGAATTTTTATGTCAAACTCGAGTAAAAAAGAAGAAATTTTTGATTTGATTCAAAATCAACTCGCAATTTATATAGTTCATTAGAGAAGAATATAATATCAAATTTATCATAAAAAAAGAGTAGAAAAAAGAAAGGATTTCGTTTATATGTTTTTTGGCAAAACTCTTGTTTTTTATTTCTATAAAATCTATGAGGGTAAAAAATGCAGTGCCATAATAAGGTACTTATTGTTTCCAACGATTATGACATCATCCAGATTTTAAGAGAAATTCTTTTGACAAAAAACCTTCATATAGACATATCATCAACGTTGACAAAAATTTCCAATGATTATTGTTTGATCATCATAGGTCCGGATATGGCTCAGGATGAAGTTATTGAGTATTTGAGGGGTTTGAGAGGGATACTACCGAACTTTTTATTCTTAGAAAATGAAAATTCCTTCAATTTAGAATATGTTTCTTGCAAATGCAAACGATTGGCACTTCCTATGGAAATTTTTTACCTCGAAGATTATGTGGATTCCCTATTAGCATTGCATCATTATAGCTAAATGGCAATCAAGTCTGATAGAAAATTAGAATGGTTTCGTAATCCAAAAAAAATTCAACTTATCATAGAAAAACATTTACTGAATAAAAATATTTTTCTTAGAGTTTTAGATCAACCACCTGAATTAAAAATCTTAGAGATTTTACCTAATTCATTTAAACTCCATTCTGAGGTTGTTTTAGACAAAGAAAAAGAATACATTGCTTATAAAGTTTTGGGTAGATACGTAGAGATACATTTTGAAGTTTTATCTCCTTATGCTGAAAAAGGGTTTTATGAAATCAATATCAAAGCCATCGGAATTTCCCTTACAGAAAGAGAAAATGTTCGTATCCCTATTAAAAATAATGAAATTTATTTAACCAATTTTTTGGCAAGTAAGCATATCATTGACTCAAATACAAAGGTTATTCCCACGACCATCAAAATTGGTTTTTCGGAATTGGAAAACCAAATCAAACAATTATATGATTTTGTTAAAGTAGAGTCGTTTGAAAACTATGATTACCTTTTGGATTTGGTAAAAAAAACAGGAAAAATCATTTTTATTCCCAATACTAACAATAACAACTCTTTCTCTTTGGAGCATCAAGAGGTTCTGAATTTAAAAGAAATCTTTCATTCGGAATTAAACGAAGTAATTTATCGTTATCGAAAGGAGCAAGTGAAAAGTGAAATCGTAGCTCCTTTTTATTACCAAACTCATGATCGAAATTACATACCCATAGGTTATATACAAATTCGTAGCAAGCAAAAAGAACTAACTTGGGATGATGTAGAAAAAATCAAGTCTTGGAATCAGGAGCTGATAAGTCGATTACAACAAATCAACACCATACCTATTCAAGAAAAAGAAGAAGTATTGAATATCTCTCGAAACGGTTTTCGAACAAAAATAAAACACTTAAAGCTCATAAACTACCTTTTAAGACAGTCCGGTTTTTCTTGTGATATTGTTTTTAAAGGTCACAATCCTATTAGCATATACTCTGAAATTCGCTCCAGCGTTCGAGATGATAATGGCATCTTGTATATTGGTGCAAAGATCATAGAGTTCAAAAATAAAGAGCAGAAAGAACTTTACGAACAAATCCTAAAAGCATATGAAAAACGATATGCTATTTCTCAATCCAAAGAAAGTTAAAATTGTGTTTCTTTTTGCGATTTTATGGGCATTGTATCCGATTTATCCAGATACAGATGAAATTCTTTTTTTTCAACGCTTTGTTTTAGAAAAATATGACTTAAAACAAAACTACGGAAAAGGCTGTGAACTAAAGGATCCCAATGAGCAAAACTTTCGAGAGATGAAAAAGAAATTAAGAATTCTATACATCAACCATTATCCTTATTCGTTTTATTGTCAGTGTAAAATTTTTTGGGATCCTCTGTCGAATAAACTTTATCCTGATCCTTCAAGTTGTGGATATAGAAAAAAATCTCCCAAGGCTAAGGTTTTCATCAATTGGGAGCATGTTATGCCAGCATCGAGGATTGGTGGAAAACTTCCTTGTTGGAA
The genomic region above belongs to Leptospiraceae bacterium and contains:
- a CDS encoding DUF1577 domain-containing protein, whose product is MAIKSDRKLEWFRNPKKIQLIIEKHLLNKNIFLRVLDQPPELKILEILPNSFKLHSEVVLDKEKEYIAYKVLGRYVEIHFEVLSPYAEKGFYEINIKAIGISLTERENVRIPIKNNEIYLTNFLASKHIIDSNTKVIPTTIKIGFSELENQIKQLYDFVKVESFENYDYLLDLVKKTGKIIFIPNTNNNNSFSLEHQEVLNLKEIFHSELNEVIYRYRKEQVKSEIVAPFYYQTHDRNYIPIGYIQIRSKQKELTWDDVEKIKSWNQELISRLQQINTIPIQEKEEVLNISRNGFRTKIKHLKLINYLLRQSGFSCDIVFKGHNPISIYSEIRSSVRDDNGILYIGAKIIEFKNKEQKELYEQILKAYEKRYAISQSKES